In one Antennarius striatus isolate MH-2024 chromosome 1, ASM4005453v1, whole genome shotgun sequence genomic region, the following are encoded:
- the mical2a gene encoding F-actin-monooxygenase MICAL2 isoform X3 — MGETEEDRDNVGKLFENFVQALTCKETLQAFNVLCRRLSLDPSDNATFYNSLKAKVTTWKAKALWSKLDKRMSHKEYNTGQVCSGTKCLIIGGGPCGLRTAIELALMGAKVVVIEKRDSFSRNNVLHLWPFTIHDLRGLGAKKFYGKFCAGAIDHISIQQLQLILLKVALIVAVEFHINVEFVNLLEPPKDQENKRIGWRAAIRPSDHPVANFEFDVIVGADGRRNTLEGFRRKEFRGKLAIAITANFINRNTTAEAKVEEISGVAFIFNQKFFLDLKEVTGIDLENIVYYRDNTHYFVMTAKKQSLLDKGVVINDYGETQMLLNSENVNQEALLCYAREAADFGTNYQLPTLDFAMNHCGQPDVAMFDFTSMHASENAALVRERFGHHLVVALVGDSLLEPFWPMGTGCARGFLAAFDTAWMVQSWAQGRTVLEVLAERESIYRLLPQTTPENIGKNFDQYTIDPATRYPNLHSTCVRPHQVRHLYISGETNSCSLERAATIRRPVNLSRRESEIRPARLLTWCQRQTEGYRNVMITDLTSCWKSGITLCALIHRFRPHLIDFDSLNEEDHAANLQLALDISEREFGIRSFASDKELSGDQEPDKTRVMAYLSKFYELFRGTPFPASGSRALDENNEDYPSREVRSNNNVLNLAVPRKRVPKDEKKSDGSDPIYKRRRKFCSYLEEATNLSGNSALLREDREPKENKVRSMASQLLAKFEGTPSYPVRRTQFEVSIKKAAEHLVHLPKSLPKAKLQPQPQHPFAVVKLRHVEQTPNETKLQPHLESALPPASSPSCQSAIQFVSRVLQRLREVDDHVSERKAQTQQAREFHTKSIKEKGLHLSGLFSGDSSAVLKQGGSVRRAFPPSSDKCHSCERRVYMMERVSAEGLYFHRECFRCSTCNFSLRQGAHAFDSETGKLYCKLHFDQRNNRTNLRRNVTFHSNRNVAGLQGSVADDGRGSASSSTADLQSRSSAGTFSSCMRKHLSWPLSVIRTVCNTPRYLCRGMRNKARALVGHVRDNAQDYASLYELLSMSLPLLVVLLEVLLQMQAEDEVDEPIPIQPVESPFIQTVVLWLQEQTGVTLL; from the exons ATGGGAGAGACGGAGGAGGACAGGGATAATGTGGGGAAACTATTTGAGAACTTCGTCCAGGCCTTGACCTGTAAGGAAACCCTCCAGGCTTTCAACGTCCTCTGCAGACGTCTGTCCCTGGACCCCTCAGACAACGCCACCTTCTACAACAGTCTGAAGGCCAAAGTCACCACCTGGAAGGCCAAAGCGCTGTGGAGTAAACTGGACAAGAGGATGTCCCATAAGGAGTACAACACAGGCCAGGTCTGCTCTGGCACCAAG TGCCTCATCATCGGAGGAGGTCCTTGCGGCCTGAGGACAGCCATCGAGCTCGCTTTAATGGGAGCCAAAGTGGTGGTGATTGAGAAGAGGGACTCTTTCTCCAGGAACAACGTGCTCCACCTGTGGCCCTTCACCATTCACGACCTGAGGGGCCTTGGGGCCAAAAAGTTTTACGGCAAATTCTGCGCTGGAGCCATCGACCACATCA GCATTCAACAGCTGCAGCTCATCCTCCTGAAGGTTGCCTTGATTGTTGCCGTGGAGTTTCACATCAACGTGGAGTTTGTCAACTTGCTGGAACCCCCAAAAGATCAGGAAAACAAAA GGATTGGGTGGAGAGCTGCAATCCGACCCTCTGATCACCCCGTGGCTAACTTTGAGTTTGATGTCATCGTGGGGGCCGATGGACGCAGGAACACTCTGGAAG GTTTCCGAAGAAAAGAATTCAGGGGAAAGCTGGCGATTGCGATCACAGCCAACTTCATCAACAGGAACACGACCGCCGAGGCCAAAGTGGAGGAGATCAGTGGCGTGGCCTTCATCTTCAACCAGAAGTTCTTTCTTGACCTCAAAGAGGTGACAG gCATCGATCTGGAGAACATTGTGTACTACAGAGACAATACGCATTACTTTGTCATGACTGCCAAGAAACAAAGCCTGCTGGACAAGGGTGTCGTTATTAAT GATTATGGAGAAACCCAGATGCTGCTGAATAGTGAAAACGTCAACCAGGAAGCTCTTCTGTGCTACGCCCGTGAAGCTGCTGACTTTGGCACCAACTATCAACTTCCCACGCTGGATTTTGCCATGAACCACTGCGGGCAGCCGGATGTAGCGATGTTTGACTTCACCAGCATGCACGCCTCTGAGAATGCTGCTCTGGTCAGGGAGAGATTTGGACACCACTTGGTGGTAGCGCTAGTTGGCGACAGTCTACTAGAG CCCTTCTGGCCCATGGGGACAGGGTGTGCCAGAGGCTTCTTAGCTGCCTTTGACACGGCCTGGATGGTACAGAGCTGGGCTCAGGGTCGGACGGTTCTGGAGGTGCTGGCAGAAAG GGAGAGTATTTACAGACTGCTCCCGCAGACAACACCTGAAAACATCGGCAAAAACTTTGACCAGTACACCATAGACCCCGCGACCCGCTACCCCAACCTTCACTCCACTTGTGTCAGGCCACACCAG GTGCGTCACCTGTACATCAGCGGAGAGACGAACTCCTGCTCTTTAGAGCGAGCTGCAACCATACGCCGGCCCGTTAATCTAAGCAGACGAG AGTCAGAGATCCGACCGGCGAGGCTCCTGACCTGGTGCCAGAGGCAGACGGAGGGCTACAGGAATGTGATGATCACAGACTTGACGTCTTGTTGGAAAAGTGGCATCACCCTCTGTGCCCTCATCCACCGGTTCAGACCCCATCTGAT AGATTTTGACTCGTTAAATGAAGAAGACCATGCTGCCAACCTCCAGCTGGCTTTGGACATCAGCGAGCGTGAGTTTGGGATCCGGTCGTTTGCGTCCGACAAGGAACTGAGCGGTGATCAGGAGCCGGATAAGACCAGGGTGATGGCCTACCTGTCCAAGTTTTATGAGCTGTTCCGTGGAACGCCTTTTCCTGCCTCAG GCTCCAGAGCACTGgatgaaaacaatgaagatTATCCATCCAGAGAAGTCAGAAGTAATAATAATGTGCTCAATCTTGCAGTGCCAAGGAAACGTGTACCAAAG GATGAGAAGAAGTCAGACGGTTCAGATCCGATTtacaaaaggaggaggaaattctGCAGCTATTTGGAGGAG GCCACCAACCTGTCGGGTAACAGCGCTTTATTGAGAGAAGATCGAGAgcccaaagaaaacaaagtgcGCTCCATGGCTAGTCAGCTGCTGGCCAAGTTTGAAGGCACACCCAGCTACCCTGTCAGGAGAACCcag tttgaagtcaGCATCAAGAAAGCTGCAGAACATTTAGTCCACCTCCCAAAGAGTCTCCCCAAAGCCAAACTCCAGCCTCAGCCCCAGCATCCGTTTGCGGTTGTGAAGCTCAGACATGTTGAGCAAACACCCAATGAGACAAAGCTCCAGCCTCACCTTGAGAGCGCTCTCcctcctgcttcctctccttcctgtcaATCAGCCATCCAATTCGTGTCAAGGGTCCTCCAGCGCCTCAGGGAGGTGGACGATCACGTGTCTGAG AGAAAAGCTCAGACACAACAGGCTAGAGAGTTTCACACTAAGAGTATAAAGGAAAAAGGCCTTCACCTCAGTGGGCTGTTCTCAGGTGACAGCTCAGCTGTGCTCAAG CAGGGGGGCTCAGTACGGCGGGCGTTCCCCCCGTCCAGCGACAAGTGTCACTCCTGTGAGAGGCGTGTGTACATGATGGAGAGAGTTTCTGCGGAGGGGCTCTACTTCCACAGGGAGTGTTTTCGCTGCTCTACCTGCAACTTTTCCTTGAGACAGGGAGCCCACGCCTTCGACTCTGAGACCG GTAAATTATACTGCAAACTTCATTTTGATCAGCGCAACAACAGGACAAATCTAAGGAGGAATGTGACTTTTCATTCA AATCGTAACGTAGCTGGACTTCAGGGGAGCGTCGCTGATGATGGACGCGGTTCAGCGTCCAGCAGCACAGCAGACCTGCAGAGTCGGTCCTCAGCAGGTACCTTCAGCTCGTGCATGAGGAAACACCTGAGCTGGCCCCTGAGTGTGATCCGTACCGTGTGTAACACCCCCCGGTACCTCTGCCGCGGCATGCGTAACAAAGCACGGGCCCTCGTCGGCCACGTCAGGGACAACGCCCAGGACTATGCATCCCTGTACGAGTTGCTGAGCATGAGTTTACCCCTGCTGGTCGTTTTACTAGAAGTACTGCTACAGATGCAAGCAGAAGATGAAGTTGACGAGCCCATCCCTATACAACCTGTCGAGTCTCCCTTTATACAAACTGTCGTGCTGTGGCTGCAGGAGCAAACAGGCGTGACACTCCTGTAA
- the mical2a gene encoding F-actin-monooxygenase mical2b isoform X7, with protein sequence MGETEEDRDNVGKLFENFVQALTCKETLQAFNVLCRRLSLDPSDNATFYNSLKAKVTTWKAKALWSKLDKRMSHKEYNTGQVCSGTKCLIIGGGPCGLRTAIELALMGAKVVVIEKRDSFSRNNVLHLWPFTIHDLRGLGAKKFYGKFCAGAIDHISIQQLQLILLKVALIVAVEFHINVEFVNLLEPPKDQENKRIGWRAAIRPSDHPVANFEFDVIVGADGRRNTLEGFRRKEFRGKLAIAITANFINRNTTAEAKVEEISGVAFIFNQKFFLDLKEVTGIDLENIVYYRDNTHYFVMTAKKQSLLDKGVVINDYGETQMLLNSENVNQEALLCYAREAADFGTNYQLPTLDFAMNHCGQPDVAMFDFTSMHASENAALVRERFGHHLVVALVGDSLLEPFWPMGTGCARGFLAAFDTAWMVQSWAQGRTVLEVLAERESIYRLLPQTTPENIGKNFDQYTIDPATRYPNLHSTCVRPHQVRHLYISGETNSCSLERAATIRRPVNLSRRESEIRPARLLTWCQRQTEGYRNVMITDLTSCWKSGITLCALIHRFRPHLIDFDSLNEEDHAANLQLALDISEREFGIRSFASDKELSGDQEPDKTRVMAYLSKFYELFRGTPFPASGSRALDENNEDYPSREVRSNNNVLNLAVPRKRVPKDEKKSDGSDPIYKRRRKFCSYLEEATNLSGNSALLREDREPKENKVRSMASQLLAKFEGTPSYPVRRTQQGGSVRRAFPPSSDKCHSCERRVYMMERVSAEGLYFHRECFRCSTCNFSLRQGAHAFDSETGKLYCKLHFDQRNNRTNLRRNVTFHSNRNVAGLQGSVADDGRGSASSSTADLQSRSSAGTFSSCMRKHLSWPLSVIRTVCNTPRYLCRGMRNKARALVGHVRDNAQDYASLYELLSMSLPLLVVLLEVLLQMQAEDEVDEPIPIQPVESPFIQTVVLWLQEQTGVTLL encoded by the exons ATGGGAGAGACGGAGGAGGACAGGGATAATGTGGGGAAACTATTTGAGAACTTCGTCCAGGCCTTGACCTGTAAGGAAACCCTCCAGGCTTTCAACGTCCTCTGCAGACGTCTGTCCCTGGACCCCTCAGACAACGCCACCTTCTACAACAGTCTGAAGGCCAAAGTCACCACCTGGAAGGCCAAAGCGCTGTGGAGTAAACTGGACAAGAGGATGTCCCATAAGGAGTACAACACAGGCCAGGTCTGCTCTGGCACCAAG TGCCTCATCATCGGAGGAGGTCCTTGCGGCCTGAGGACAGCCATCGAGCTCGCTTTAATGGGAGCCAAAGTGGTGGTGATTGAGAAGAGGGACTCTTTCTCCAGGAACAACGTGCTCCACCTGTGGCCCTTCACCATTCACGACCTGAGGGGCCTTGGGGCCAAAAAGTTTTACGGCAAATTCTGCGCTGGAGCCATCGACCACATCA GCATTCAACAGCTGCAGCTCATCCTCCTGAAGGTTGCCTTGATTGTTGCCGTGGAGTTTCACATCAACGTGGAGTTTGTCAACTTGCTGGAACCCCCAAAAGATCAGGAAAACAAAA GGATTGGGTGGAGAGCTGCAATCCGACCCTCTGATCACCCCGTGGCTAACTTTGAGTTTGATGTCATCGTGGGGGCCGATGGACGCAGGAACACTCTGGAAG GTTTCCGAAGAAAAGAATTCAGGGGAAAGCTGGCGATTGCGATCACAGCCAACTTCATCAACAGGAACACGACCGCCGAGGCCAAAGTGGAGGAGATCAGTGGCGTGGCCTTCATCTTCAACCAGAAGTTCTTTCTTGACCTCAAAGAGGTGACAG gCATCGATCTGGAGAACATTGTGTACTACAGAGACAATACGCATTACTTTGTCATGACTGCCAAGAAACAAAGCCTGCTGGACAAGGGTGTCGTTATTAAT GATTATGGAGAAACCCAGATGCTGCTGAATAGTGAAAACGTCAACCAGGAAGCTCTTCTGTGCTACGCCCGTGAAGCTGCTGACTTTGGCACCAACTATCAACTTCCCACGCTGGATTTTGCCATGAACCACTGCGGGCAGCCGGATGTAGCGATGTTTGACTTCACCAGCATGCACGCCTCTGAGAATGCTGCTCTGGTCAGGGAGAGATTTGGACACCACTTGGTGGTAGCGCTAGTTGGCGACAGTCTACTAGAG CCCTTCTGGCCCATGGGGACAGGGTGTGCCAGAGGCTTCTTAGCTGCCTTTGACACGGCCTGGATGGTACAGAGCTGGGCTCAGGGTCGGACGGTTCTGGAGGTGCTGGCAGAAAG GGAGAGTATTTACAGACTGCTCCCGCAGACAACACCTGAAAACATCGGCAAAAACTTTGACCAGTACACCATAGACCCCGCGACCCGCTACCCCAACCTTCACTCCACTTGTGTCAGGCCACACCAG GTGCGTCACCTGTACATCAGCGGAGAGACGAACTCCTGCTCTTTAGAGCGAGCTGCAACCATACGCCGGCCCGTTAATCTAAGCAGACGAG AGTCAGAGATCCGACCGGCGAGGCTCCTGACCTGGTGCCAGAGGCAGACGGAGGGCTACAGGAATGTGATGATCACAGACTTGACGTCTTGTTGGAAAAGTGGCATCACCCTCTGTGCCCTCATCCACCGGTTCAGACCCCATCTGAT AGATTTTGACTCGTTAAATGAAGAAGACCATGCTGCCAACCTCCAGCTGGCTTTGGACATCAGCGAGCGTGAGTTTGGGATCCGGTCGTTTGCGTCCGACAAGGAACTGAGCGGTGATCAGGAGCCGGATAAGACCAGGGTGATGGCCTACCTGTCCAAGTTTTATGAGCTGTTCCGTGGAACGCCTTTTCCTGCCTCAG GCTCCAGAGCACTGgatgaaaacaatgaagatTATCCATCCAGAGAAGTCAGAAGTAATAATAATGTGCTCAATCTTGCAGTGCCAAGGAAACGTGTACCAAAG GATGAGAAGAAGTCAGACGGTTCAGATCCGATTtacaaaaggaggaggaaattctGCAGCTATTTGGAGGAG GCCACCAACCTGTCGGGTAACAGCGCTTTATTGAGAGAAGATCGAGAgcccaaagaaaacaaagtgcGCTCCATGGCTAGTCAGCTGCTGGCCAAGTTTGAAGGCACACCCAGCTACCCTGTCAGGAGAACCcag CAGGGGGGCTCAGTACGGCGGGCGTTCCCCCCGTCCAGCGACAAGTGTCACTCCTGTGAGAGGCGTGTGTACATGATGGAGAGAGTTTCTGCGGAGGGGCTCTACTTCCACAGGGAGTGTTTTCGCTGCTCTACCTGCAACTTTTCCTTGAGACAGGGAGCCCACGCCTTCGACTCTGAGACCG GTAAATTATACTGCAAACTTCATTTTGATCAGCGCAACAACAGGACAAATCTAAGGAGGAATGTGACTTTTCATTCA AATCGTAACGTAGCTGGACTTCAGGGGAGCGTCGCTGATGATGGACGCGGTTCAGCGTCCAGCAGCACAGCAGACCTGCAGAGTCGGTCCTCAGCAGGTACCTTCAGCTCGTGCATGAGGAAACACCTGAGCTGGCCCCTGAGTGTGATCCGTACCGTGTGTAACACCCCCCGGTACCTCTGCCGCGGCATGCGTAACAAAGCACGGGCCCTCGTCGGCCACGTCAGGGACAACGCCCAGGACTATGCATCCCTGTACGAGTTGCTGAGCATGAGTTTACCCCTGCTGGTCGTTTTACTAGAAGTACTGCTACAGATGCAAGCAGAAGATGAAGTTGACGAGCCCATCCCTATACAACCTGTCGAGTCTCCCTTTATACAAACTGTCGTGCTGTGGCTGCAGGAGCAAACAGGCGTGACACTCCTGTAA
- the mical2a gene encoding F-actin-monooxygenase MICAL2 isoform X8, with protein sequence MGETEEDRDNVGKLFENFVQALTCKETLQAFNVLCRRLSLDPSDNATFYNSLKAKVTTWKAKALWSKLDKRMSHKEYNTGQVCSGTKCLIIGGGPCGLRTAIELALMGAKVVVIEKRDSFSRNNVLHLWPFTIHDLRGLGAKKFYGKFCAGAIDHISIQQLQLILLKVALIVAVEFHINVEFVNLLEPPKDQENKRIGWRAAIRPSDHPVANFEFDVIVGADGRRNTLEGFRRKEFRGKLAIAITANFINRNTTAEAKVEEISGVAFIFNQKFFLDLKEVTGIDLENIVYYRDNTHYFVMTAKKQSLLDKGVVINDYGETQMLLNSENVNQEALLCYAREAADFGTNYQLPTLDFAMNHCGQPDVAMFDFTSMHASENAALVRERFGHHLVVALVGDSLLEPFWPMGTGCARGFLAAFDTAWMVQSWAQGRTVLEVLAERESIYRLLPQTTPENIGKNFDQYTIDPATRYPNLHSTCVRPHQVRHLYISGETNSCSLERAATIRRPVNLSRRESEIRPARLLTWCQRQTEGYRNVMITDLTSCWKSGITLCALIHRFRPHLIDFDSLNEEDHAANLQLALDISEREFGIRSFASDKELSGDQEPDKTRVMAYLSKFYELFRGTPFPASGSRALDENNEDYPSREVRSNNNVLNLAVPRKRVPKDEKKSDGSDPIYKRRRKFCSYLEEATNLSGNSALLREDREPKENKVRSMASQLLAKFEGTPSYPVRRTQGGSVRRAFPPSSDKCHSCERRVYMMERVSAEGLYFHRECFRCSTCNFSLRQGAHAFDSETGKLYCKLHFDQRNNRTNLRRNVTFHSNRNVAGLQGSVADDGRGSASSSTADLQSRSSAGTFSSCMRKHLSWPLSVIRTVCNTPRYLCRGMRNKARALVGHVRDNAQDYASLYELLSMSLPLLVVLLEVLLQMQAEDEVDEPIPIQPVESPFIQTVVLWLQEQTGVTLL encoded by the exons ATGGGAGAGACGGAGGAGGACAGGGATAATGTGGGGAAACTATTTGAGAACTTCGTCCAGGCCTTGACCTGTAAGGAAACCCTCCAGGCTTTCAACGTCCTCTGCAGACGTCTGTCCCTGGACCCCTCAGACAACGCCACCTTCTACAACAGTCTGAAGGCCAAAGTCACCACCTGGAAGGCCAAAGCGCTGTGGAGTAAACTGGACAAGAGGATGTCCCATAAGGAGTACAACACAGGCCAGGTCTGCTCTGGCACCAAG TGCCTCATCATCGGAGGAGGTCCTTGCGGCCTGAGGACAGCCATCGAGCTCGCTTTAATGGGAGCCAAAGTGGTGGTGATTGAGAAGAGGGACTCTTTCTCCAGGAACAACGTGCTCCACCTGTGGCCCTTCACCATTCACGACCTGAGGGGCCTTGGGGCCAAAAAGTTTTACGGCAAATTCTGCGCTGGAGCCATCGACCACATCA GCATTCAACAGCTGCAGCTCATCCTCCTGAAGGTTGCCTTGATTGTTGCCGTGGAGTTTCACATCAACGTGGAGTTTGTCAACTTGCTGGAACCCCCAAAAGATCAGGAAAACAAAA GGATTGGGTGGAGAGCTGCAATCCGACCCTCTGATCACCCCGTGGCTAACTTTGAGTTTGATGTCATCGTGGGGGCCGATGGACGCAGGAACACTCTGGAAG GTTTCCGAAGAAAAGAATTCAGGGGAAAGCTGGCGATTGCGATCACAGCCAACTTCATCAACAGGAACACGACCGCCGAGGCCAAAGTGGAGGAGATCAGTGGCGTGGCCTTCATCTTCAACCAGAAGTTCTTTCTTGACCTCAAAGAGGTGACAG gCATCGATCTGGAGAACATTGTGTACTACAGAGACAATACGCATTACTTTGTCATGACTGCCAAGAAACAAAGCCTGCTGGACAAGGGTGTCGTTATTAAT GATTATGGAGAAACCCAGATGCTGCTGAATAGTGAAAACGTCAACCAGGAAGCTCTTCTGTGCTACGCCCGTGAAGCTGCTGACTTTGGCACCAACTATCAACTTCCCACGCTGGATTTTGCCATGAACCACTGCGGGCAGCCGGATGTAGCGATGTTTGACTTCACCAGCATGCACGCCTCTGAGAATGCTGCTCTGGTCAGGGAGAGATTTGGACACCACTTGGTGGTAGCGCTAGTTGGCGACAGTCTACTAGAG CCCTTCTGGCCCATGGGGACAGGGTGTGCCAGAGGCTTCTTAGCTGCCTTTGACACGGCCTGGATGGTACAGAGCTGGGCTCAGGGTCGGACGGTTCTGGAGGTGCTGGCAGAAAG GGAGAGTATTTACAGACTGCTCCCGCAGACAACACCTGAAAACATCGGCAAAAACTTTGACCAGTACACCATAGACCCCGCGACCCGCTACCCCAACCTTCACTCCACTTGTGTCAGGCCACACCAG GTGCGTCACCTGTACATCAGCGGAGAGACGAACTCCTGCTCTTTAGAGCGAGCTGCAACCATACGCCGGCCCGTTAATCTAAGCAGACGAG AGTCAGAGATCCGACCGGCGAGGCTCCTGACCTGGTGCCAGAGGCAGACGGAGGGCTACAGGAATGTGATGATCACAGACTTGACGTCTTGTTGGAAAAGTGGCATCACCCTCTGTGCCCTCATCCACCGGTTCAGACCCCATCTGAT AGATTTTGACTCGTTAAATGAAGAAGACCATGCTGCCAACCTCCAGCTGGCTTTGGACATCAGCGAGCGTGAGTTTGGGATCCGGTCGTTTGCGTCCGACAAGGAACTGAGCGGTGATCAGGAGCCGGATAAGACCAGGGTGATGGCCTACCTGTCCAAGTTTTATGAGCTGTTCCGTGGAACGCCTTTTCCTGCCTCAG GCTCCAGAGCACTGgatgaaaacaatgaagatTATCCATCCAGAGAAGTCAGAAGTAATAATAATGTGCTCAATCTTGCAGTGCCAAGGAAACGTGTACCAAAG GATGAGAAGAAGTCAGACGGTTCAGATCCGATTtacaaaaggaggaggaaattctGCAGCTATTTGGAGGAG GCCACCAACCTGTCGGGTAACAGCGCTTTATTGAGAGAAGATCGAGAgcccaaagaaaacaaagtgcGCTCCATGGCTAGTCAGCTGCTGGCCAAGTTTGAAGGCACACCCAGCTACCCTGTCAGGAGAACCcag GGGGGCTCAGTACGGCGGGCGTTCCCCCCGTCCAGCGACAAGTGTCACTCCTGTGAGAGGCGTGTGTACATGATGGAGAGAGTTTCTGCGGAGGGGCTCTACTTCCACAGGGAGTGTTTTCGCTGCTCTACCTGCAACTTTTCCTTGAGACAGGGAGCCCACGCCTTCGACTCTGAGACCG GTAAATTATACTGCAAACTTCATTTTGATCAGCGCAACAACAGGACAAATCTAAGGAGGAATGTGACTTTTCATTCA AATCGTAACGTAGCTGGACTTCAGGGGAGCGTCGCTGATGATGGACGCGGTTCAGCGTCCAGCAGCACAGCAGACCTGCAGAGTCGGTCCTCAGCAGGTACCTTCAGCTCGTGCATGAGGAAACACCTGAGCTGGCCCCTGAGTGTGATCCGTACCGTGTGTAACACCCCCCGGTACCTCTGCCGCGGCATGCGTAACAAAGCACGGGCCCTCGTCGGCCACGTCAGGGACAACGCCCAGGACTATGCATCCCTGTACGAGTTGCTGAGCATGAGTTTACCCCTGCTGGTCGTTTTACTAGAAGTACTGCTACAGATGCAAGCAGAAGATGAAGTTGACGAGCCCATCCCTATACAACCTGTCGAGTCTCCCTTTATACAAACTGTCGTGCTGTGGCTGCAGGAGCAAACAGGCGTGACACTCCTGTAA